A single region of the Silene latifolia isolate original U9 population chromosome 8, ASM4854445v1, whole genome shotgun sequence genome encodes:
- the LOC141596837 gene encoding peroxisome biogenesis protein 16-like: MEAYKNWVRQNKDYVHSLESLANGLTWLLPERFSSSEIGPEAVTSTLGIITAINEYIIDTAPTFSRVPAPSSFPYSLCISALKEVETLVEVVAQQLYGDDKKWNFLVITEASKALLRLALFRDGGYKMLLHGGETPNNDDQPDSGLGDLVKPGENQRPGYFNNLNPQNPWNREGKALSALSRFGENARMINSPPWLSRTQPPGGITEIPTMVTKEKPTLSSILSEKGFRGGLFLIGEILFILRPLIYVSFVRKYGVRSWIPWLVSLSIDLVGLGTSSLATTSRQSIHAHKDINLSVAEKDELRRRKVLWAFYIMRDPFFHQYTRRRLESTQRVVEPIPIIGLLTEKVVDLIFGAQTRYTYMSGS; encoded by the exons ATGGAAGCTTACAAGAATTGGGTTCGACAAAATAAGGACTATGTTCACTCCTTGGAGTCTCTAGCTAAT GGGCTGACATGGCTTCTTCCTGAGCGCTTTTCTTCATCAGAAATTGGGCCAGAAGCAG TTACCTCAACCTTAGGCATAATTACAGCGATAAACGAATATATAATTGACACAGCTCCAACATTTTCAAGGGTCCCTGCACCTTCGTCTTTCCCGTATTCATTATGTATATCAGCTTTGAAAGAAGTGGAAACTTTGGTTGAAGTTGTGGCGCAACAGCTGTATGGCGACGACAAGAAGTGGAACTTTCTCGTGATTACCGAAGCCTCGAA GGCCTTGCTGAGGCTAGCATTGTTTCGCGATGGTGGTTACAAGATGCTTTTGCATGGTGGAGAAACACCAAATAATGATGATCAACCTGATAGTGGACTGGGAGATTTGGTAAAACCCGGAGAAAATCAAAGGCCTGGGTACTTTAACAATCTCAATCCCCAAAACCCATGGAATCGTGAAGGGAAGGCACTGTCTGCTTTGAGCAGGTTCGGTGAAAATGCGAGAATGATTAACAGCCCACCATGGCTAAGCCGCACTCAACCCCCAGGTGGAATCACGGAAATTCCAA CTATGGTGACTAAAGAAAAGCCAACATTGAGTTCAATATTGTCCGAGAAGGGTTTTCGTGGGGGATTATTTCTCATAGGGGAGATACTATTTATCTTGAGGCCACTCATCTATGTATCATTTGTAAGAAAGTATGGTGTACGATCATGGATTCCGTGGTTGGTTTCCTTGTCTATAGATCTGGTTGGACTGGGTACTTCTTCACTAGCAACAACGTCAAGGCAATCAATACATGCACATAAAGACATTAATCTTTCTGTAGCTGAAAAAGATGAG CTAAGAAGACGGAAGGTGTTGTGGGCATTCTACATCATGAGAGACCCGTTCTTTCACCAGTATACCAG GCGAAGGCTTGAAAGTACCCAAAGGGTTGTGGAACCTATACCGATTATCGGGTTGCTTACAG AAAAAGTTGTGGATCTTATATTTGGAGCTCAGACACGGTATACTTATATGTCAGGGTCATAG